A region of the Roseiflexus sp. RS-1 genome:
AGAACAACCCCTGAACCAGCACGAGCGAGATCAGCACCGGCAGCAACGTCTTCAGCAGGATCTCCAGGAACCGCCACCCGACCGCTGACGCGAACGCCAGCGGAAGGAGCGTTCCGATCAGCAGGGCAATCCCTGTCAGCGGCGCCGGGAGCAGGAACGTTGCGCCAACCAACAGCACCACGCCGGTTCCTTTCGTCAGCGGGTTGCGGCGCTGGAGAAAACCGGCACGATCGATGAAAAGACCGGTGCGGTGCATGGGAGCGAAAACTACCGTTGCTGGATATTGCCGAAGCGTGCCAGCAATCGTCTGGGCAACGCGCTGATGATTGCCCACACGACAAGGTATGTGATGGTTTTGTCAAGCGGATCGGAAACCGCGCCCTGGGCAAATGATGCTCCCAGCACACTTGCCCCAAGGTTCTGGAACATGGCTACCAGCACATCCGTGCCCCCGCCGGTCACACCGCCAAACACATATGTTGCAATCGGCGCCGAGATCGCCGCCGCCACAATTCCGGTCAGCACCCCAAAGAGTGCCATTTTCCACCATGACTGCGCAGCGCCATACTGCCCGGCATACCCGGCGATCAGGCCGATTACCGCTGCAACCGCGGCAAATGGCAACGCGGATGGTGCCAGTGTCAATCCCCAGATGATATTGGCGAGCAAACCGGTGATCGCTCCCGCCAGCGGTCCCAGCAGAACGCCAACCAGCACGGTGCCGATCGAATCGAGATAGATCGGCAGCTTCAGAATACTCTGCACCAACTGACCCAATGCTACGTTGATCGCAATGGCAATCGGGATCAATGCCAGCGCAGTGCTGCTCAATCCGCCACGTTGCGATGTTGTTGAGGTGGCCATTGTCTCCTCGCTTTGTTTCAAAGGCGTGCGTCTTTTCCTGCCGTGCCGATCATATGATGAGGTGTGTTGTCAATTTGACACTAAAAACAGTATAGCACATCGCTCCCAGGCGTCAACTGACCATGAATGCGCAGGTTTCCATGATGGCGCCATCGACGAATGTCTCTCGTTAGCGTCTGGCGAACCTGTGCTATGATGGGCGGCATACCATACTGGTTCGATTGCATACCAGCAAGAGGGCAACAATGAAGTCGGCTCTATTCGTCTGGGGAGGATGGGAAGGTCACGAGCCAAAGCAGTGCGTCGATATATTTGCGCCACTGCTGCGCGCCGAGGGGTACGAGATCACGATCAGCGATACGCTCGATTCGTACCTCGACCGCGAACGTATGCACTCCTATAGTCTTATCGTTCAGGTCTACACGATGGCGACGATCACGCGCGAGCAAGAACAAGGGCTTCTGGAGGCGATCGCAAGCGGGGTCGGGTTCGCCGGATGGCACGGCGGTATGGCTGACGCATTCCGCCAGAGCACCGACTATCAGTTCATGGTCGGCGGTCAGTGGGTCGCGCATCCCGGTAATA
Encoded here:
- a CDS encoding ECF transporter S component, producing the protein MATSTTSQRGGLSSTALALIPIAIAINVALGQLVQSILKLPIYLDSIGTVLVGVLLGPLAGAITGLLANIIWGLTLAPSALPFAAVAAVIGLIAGYAGQYGAAQSWWKMALFGVLTGIVAAAISAPIATYVFGGVTGGGTDVLVAMFQNLGASVLGASFAQGAVSDPLDKTITYLVVWAIISALPRRLLARFGNIQQR
- a CDS encoding ThuA domain-containing protein, which codes for MKSALFVWGGWEGHEPKQCVDIFAPLLRAEGYEITISDTLDSYLDRERMHSYSLIVQVYTMATITREQEQGLLEAIASGVGFAGWHGGMADAFRQSTDYQFMVGGQWVAHPGNIIDYTVNITNHDHPITAGLNDFRMHSEQYYMHVDPGNHVLATTTFSGEYCPWIEGVVMPVVWTKMWGKGRVSYCSLGHVARDFDVPEARELVRRGMLWASRVEG